In Terriglobia bacterium, the following proteins share a genomic window:
- the cbiM gene encoding cobalt transporter CbiM, producing MHIPDGYLSPATCAALYGGAAPFWYLALRRTRKLLLTRLVPMISVFAAFSFVLMMFNIPIPGGTTAHPLGVGIASIALGPWASILAISTALFIQAIFFGDGGVTALGANCFNMAIVGSLVAWLVYRALAGRSAITSSRRVVAAALGGYLAINGAALCAAIELGMQPHFFKSATGAPLYAPYPLGIAIPAIMIGHLTFAGLAELVVTGGVVAYLQRANPALLRFTAPGIQMPRADARQAAPIMGWRAARPLWTAVGLLMVLAPLGLLAAGKAWGEWGVHDFADPAARQQIARSSRNAVPPVAAPSGLERLARVWTAPFPGYSPSFVRSQAFGYILSALFGTGMIILLFILAGGIAQKLRPGLARAPANTEGG from the coding sequence ATGCATATTCCCGATGGATATCTCAGCCCTGCGACGTGCGCGGCCCTGTATGGCGGCGCGGCGCCATTCTGGTACCTGGCCCTGCGCAGGACGCGCAAACTCCTGCTGACGCGCCTGGTGCCGATGATTTCCGTCTTCGCGGCGTTTTCCTTTGTGCTCATGATGTTCAATATTCCCATCCCGGGCGGCACCACGGCGCACCCGCTGGGCGTGGGCATCGCCAGCATTGCGCTGGGTCCGTGGGCCTCTATTCTGGCTATTTCGACTGCGCTTTTCATCCAGGCTATTTTCTTTGGCGACGGCGGCGTTACGGCCCTGGGCGCAAATTGCTTCAACATGGCGATTGTGGGATCGCTTGTGGCCTGGCTCGTCTATCGCGCGTTAGCGGGCCGCTCTGCCATCACCTCCTCGCGGCGCGTAGTAGCGGCAGCGCTGGGCGGATATCTGGCCATCAATGGAGCGGCCCTCTGCGCCGCCATCGAACTGGGCATGCAGCCCCATTTCTTCAAGAGCGCCACGGGCGCGCCCCTTTACGCACCCTACCCGCTGGGCATCGCAATTCCGGCCATCATGATCGGCCATCTCACATTTGCCGGGCTCGCGGAACTGGTGGTCACAGGCGGCGTGGTGGCATATCTGCAGCGCGCGAATCCCGCGCTGCTGCGCTTCACCGCCCCTGGCATCCAGATGCCCCGCGCGGATGCGCGGCAGGCGGCGCCAATTATGGGCTGGCGGGCCGCACGTCCGCTCTGGACAGCCGTTGGACTGCTGATGGTGCTGGCGCCGCTGGGGCTGCTGGCAGCGGGCAAAGCGTGGGGCGAATGGGGTGTTCACGACTTCGCGGACCCCGCCGCCCGTCAGCAGATCGCCCGGTCCTCCCGGAACGCCGTGCCCCCGGTCGCGGCCCCCAGCGGCCTGGAGCGTCTCGCCAGGGTCTGGACTGCGCCCTTCCCTGGCTATTCGCCGTCGTTTGTACGCAGCCAGGCATTCGGTTACATTCTCTCAGCTCTATTTGGAACCGGTATGATCATCCTGCTCTTCATTCTGGCCGGAGGGATAGCGCAGAAGTTGCGCCCAGGGCTTGCCCGCGCTCCCGCCAACACGGAAGGAGGCTGA
- a CDS encoding tetratricopeptide repeat protein: protein MACNIRRLLLLVAFLTAFSPALFSQSAKLAEQSNQARDLMASGRYEEAIPIYRELVKSVPGNAGLITNLGVACHMAGREQEAVVEFTRALRLEPRSVPAHLYLGDAYLSLGEPARAIPHLEIAVRADPSDAASRGNLAEALFSVKKFQGAAAQFEQLSQSDPRNPQVWYRLGACYQELSQESFDGLQRAAAGSGYWLALVADSRAKAMQLSSAFYLYRQAISKDPRLRGVHASLAEVYEKSGHPDWAKTEQRREENLGKPNCAVEKNECAFRAGNYRELAGLAGNAPEVYYWKTRAYQKLAVDALGHLGRLPPSPQLHELLAKIKTDENQSAGAVQEWQKAYELSGKDADIGTQLVLALFQVQNFTEARQLLETLLKERSQSPELNYLYGFTLLSLKQPRDAAHYLEISLRMDPQSLPTQSSLAQAYLAMGDPKQAIPHLRAALPIDRDGSIHYQLARAYQSSGQSELARAMLQQYQQIHNARQAEQQTLQQEVQITAPGPG from the coding sequence ATGGCATGCAATATTCGACGCTTATTGCTACTGGTCGCCTTTCTCACAGCGTTCAGTCCTGCTCTCTTTTCGCAGTCTGCAAAGCTGGCTGAGCAATCCAACCAGGCCAGAGACCTGATGGCATCCGGGCGATATGAGGAAGCCATCCCCATTTATCGCGAGCTGGTGAAATCCGTGCCCGGCAACGCCGGGCTGATCACGAACCTTGGCGTGGCCTGCCATATGGCCGGTCGCGAGCAGGAAGCCGTCGTCGAGTTTACCAGGGCCCTAAGGCTTGAACCTCGCAGCGTGCCCGCCCACCTCTACCTCGGCGACGCCTATCTGAGTTTGGGAGAGCCTGCCAGGGCCATCCCGCATTTGGAAATTGCGGTGCGCGCGGACCCCTCCGACGCGGCCTCCAGGGGCAACCTTGCGGAAGCACTTTTCTCGGTAAAGAAGTTCCAGGGAGCCGCGGCCCAGTTCGAGCAATTGTCTCAGTCAGACCCGAGGAACCCGCAGGTGTGGTACCGGCTGGGCGCTTGCTACCAGGAGTTGTCGCAGGAAAGCTTTGACGGTCTCCAAAGGGCTGCGGCCGGCTCAGGCTACTGGCTGGCATTGGTGGCTGATTCCCGCGCCAAGGCCATGCAGTTGAGCAGCGCCTTCTATTTATATCGCCAGGCAATCTCCAAGGACCCCAGGCTGCGGGGCGTCCACGCCTCCCTTGCGGAAGTTTATGAGAAATCAGGTCACCCTGACTGGGCGAAGACTGAACAACGGCGCGAAGAAAACCTGGGCAAGCCGAACTGCGCCGTCGAAAAAAACGAGTGCGCTTTCCGCGCCGGGAATTATCGGGAACTGGCCGGGCTGGCAGGCAACGCGCCGGAGGTTTACTACTGGAAGACCAGGGCCTACCAGAAACTTGCGGTTGACGCCCTGGGCCACCTGGGGCGGCTTCCGCCTTCTCCTCAACTCCACGAACTGCTGGCCAAGATCAAAACCGATGAAAACCAATCTGCAGGGGCCGTTCAGGAATGGCAAAAAGCTTATGAGCTCTCCGGGAAGGACGCTGATATTGGAACGCAACTGGTGCTTGCGCTTTTCCAGGTACAGAATTTCACCGAGGCCAGGCAGTTGCTGGAGACTCTGCTAAAGGAGCGATCACAATCCCCGGAGTTAAATTACCTTTATGGCTTCACGCTTCTTAGCCTCAAGCAGCCCAGGGACGCCGCACACTACCTGGAAATATCATTGCGGATGGATCCCCAATCACTGCCGACGCAAAGTTCGCTGGCGCAGGCCTACCTGGCCATGGGCGACCCGAAACAGGCCATTCCGCATCTCAGGGCGGCCCTGCCGATTGACAGGGACGGCAGCATTCATTACCAGCTTGCGCGCGCTTACCAGTCGAGCGGCCAGTCGGAGCTGGCCCGGGCGATGCTTCAGCAATACCAGCAGATTCACAACGCCCGGCAGGCCGAGCAACAGACCCTGCAGCAGGAAGTCCAGATCACTGCACCCGGACCGGGCTAA
- a CDS encoding DUF58 domain-containing protein translates to MAVDVQSGRLVQGPRPRLRKWLAGAGPPAWRRFLAALLGLPLALFLALYATGLSQSGQYKMAAAVAAFSLLLTALVAVRVVPGLAWRTALEHWMPGVEYEFTREGVLYLAMIAIITVAALNTGNNLLFIILSCLLAGILASGVMSRIVLQGLELELSLPEHLFAEQAVLAGLRLKNQKQAFPTFSVTVSGRASLGRKRGRRPLPSQPAILNQDVYIPYLPRRSAASPDVTLTFPRRGSYSQESFRVSTRFPFGFVRKTRSIPCGREVLVLPSVQPTEKFFEVLPQLGSELDNYLKGRSHDLYAIRDYQPSDSARHVDWKATARVGQLKVREFTREDERRLRLVFDPWVPDTRHETLESFENSVTLCACMAWYFCETGAHMAFATDGFEAPMSPAGQILYPVLETLARVEPAPAPAPSFNRLLSGPSAQMDYFQVIITHQPPESVPASRRRSSHFIFMGPLS, encoded by the coding sequence ATGGCCGTAGATGTCCAATCCGGCAGGCTTGTACAGGGGCCCCGCCCGCGTCTGCGCAAATGGCTTGCAGGGGCCGGTCCCCCGGCATGGCGACGGTTCCTGGCGGCGCTTCTCGGGCTCCCGCTGGCGCTCTTCCTGGCCTTGTACGCCACCGGTCTCAGCCAGTCCGGGCAGTATAAGATGGCGGCGGCCGTGGCGGCCTTTTCGCTGCTGCTCACCGCACTGGTCGCCGTGCGCGTTGTGCCTGGCCTCGCCTGGCGGACAGCGCTTGAGCACTGGATGCCCGGCGTGGAATATGAATTCACACGCGAAGGCGTTCTTTACCTGGCCATGATCGCGATCATTACCGTGGCGGCCCTGAACACCGGAAACAACCTGTTGTTCATCATCCTTTCCTGCCTGCTTGCCGGCATCCTGGCATCGGGCGTGATGTCCAGAATTGTCCTGCAGGGTCTGGAGCTCGAGCTCAGCCTTCCCGAGCACCTGTTCGCCGAACAGGCTGTCCTTGCCGGGCTGCGGCTGAAAAACCAGAAGCAGGCGTTTCCCACGTTCTCCGTCACTGTTTCGGGGCGCGCCAGCCTCGGCCGCAAGCGGGGCCGGCGTCCGCTGCCATCTCAGCCGGCCATTCTTAACCAGGACGTTTATATTCCTTATCTTCCCCGCCGCTCCGCCGCCAGCCCGGACGTGACGCTCACTTTTCCCAGGCGAGGCAGCTACTCGCAGGAAAGCTTCCGGGTGAGCACACGGTTCCCCTTTGGCTTCGTCCGCAAGACGCGCAGCATTCCCTGCGGCCGGGAGGTGCTGGTGCTGCCGAGCGTTCAGCCCACTGAGAAATTTTTTGAAGTCCTGCCACAGCTCGGGAGTGAACTGGACAATTACCTCAAAGGGCGCAGCCACGACCTCTATGCCATCCGGGATTACCAGCCCAGCGATTCTGCCCGCCACGTTGACTGGAAAGCCACAGCAAGAGTAGGGCAACTGAAGGTCCGGGAATTCACCCGCGAGGATGAGCGCCGGCTGCGGCTGGTGTTTGATCCGTGGGTCCCAGACACCCGCCACGAGACGCTTGAAAGCTTTGAAAATTCCGTTACCCTCTGCGCCTGCATGGCCTGGTACTTCTGCGAAACGGGCGCCCACATGGCCTTCGCAACCGACGGCTTTGAGGCGCCGATGTCTCCCGCAGGCCAGATTCTCTACCCCGTGCTCGAAACGCTGGCTCGCGTCGAGCCCGCCCCGGCGCCAGCCCCTTCTTTCAATCGCCTCTTATCGGGTCCCTCCGCGCAGATGGATTATTTTCAGGTAATCATCACGCACCAGCCGCCGGAATCCGTCCCCGCCAGCCGGCGGCGCTCGTCGCACTTTATCTTTATGGGTCCGCTGTCGTAA
- a CDS encoding ROK family protein, with translation MAETGICYVGVDLGGTSLRALVADDKYQTLGLKKVRTIATGGPARLIHRIAALVESTLKEAGISRSRVRAVSVGAPGPIDRSRGLVEEAPNLGWRRVPLRSELRQMLRVPVFVENDVNVGLVGEHALGAGRGAKNVVGIFVGTGIGGALILDGKLYEGSRGGAGEIGHTVLMVDGPLCGCGRRGCAEALASRTAMERDVRAAIKAGRKSSVLKIMKKKHKERMTSSIIVAALKKNDPVMNEVLHRAQFHLGILASNAVNLLDPECVVIGGGIAERLKGTYVDPIRETAYEYFLRAADRDRVRIVPGKLGDNAGALGAIVLARQRLL, from the coding sequence ATGGCAGAAACCGGGATTTGCTATGTGGGAGTTGATCTGGGCGGCACGAGCCTCAGGGCTCTGGTGGCGGATGATAAGTACCAAACTCTGGGGCTGAAGAAGGTCCGAACGATTGCCACGGGCGGGCCGGCGCGGCTGATTCACCGGATTGCGGCCCTGGTGGAGAGCACGCTCAAGGAGGCGGGCATCAGCCGGTCGCGGGTGCGGGCGGTCAGCGTGGGCGCTCCGGGGCCGATTGACCGTTCCCGCGGCCTTGTAGAAGAGGCGCCGAACCTGGGGTGGAGACGGGTCCCGCTGCGCTCGGAGCTTCGCCAGATGTTGCGCGTTCCGGTTTTCGTGGAGAACGATGTCAACGTGGGCCTGGTGGGCGAGCACGCGCTGGGCGCGGGGCGCGGTGCCAAAAACGTGGTGGGCATTTTTGTCGGCACAGGGATCGGCGGCGCGCTCATCCTGGACGGCAAGCTTTACGAGGGCAGCCGCGGCGGGGCAGGAGAAATTGGCCACACTGTTCTGATGGTTGACGGCCCGCTCTGCGGATGCGGGCGGAGAGGCTGCGCGGAAGCGCTGGCAAGCCGCACGGCGATGGAGCGCGACGTGCGCGCGGCAATCAAGGCCGGCCGCAAGAGCAGCGTCCTGAAAATCATGAAGAAAAAGCACAAGGAGCGCATGACCAGCAGCATCATTGTTGCGGCCTTGAAGAAAAACGATCCGGTGATGAACGAAGTGCTGCACCGCGCCCAATTCCACCTGGGCATTCTCGCTTCAAATGCCGTGAACCTGCTGGACCCGGAATGCGTCGTGATCGGGGGCGGCATCGCCGAGAGACTGAAGGGCACGTACGTCGATCCCATTCGCGAAACGGCCTATGAGTACTTTCTGCGCGCAGCGGACCGTGACCGGGTAAGGATTGTGCCAGGCAAGCTGGGTGACAACGCCGGAGCATTGGGCGCCATCGTTCTGGCCAGGCAAAGGCTGTTGTAA
- a CDS encoding CRTAC1 family protein: protein MAEKLTRRDVLRAGAGICLPLLASRIEFAAPAAPKTGPIQFRNVAAASGVNFTVQNHPTPEKHLIETMPGGVALFDYNGDGLPDIFFTNGASLPSMKKDDPKYFNRLYRNDGGMKFTDVTQQAGLEGAGYSMGAAAADYDNDGHTDLFVAGVFHNILYRNRGDGTFEDATERAGIKSDKWAVGGGWFDYDNDGWLDLFVVNYSKFSLENSRFCGDRARNLRTYCHPKYFEGLTCTLYRNRHDGTFEDTTVQAGFGKHVGRGMAVAFADYDNDGHIDLYVTNDNMPNFLYHNRGNGTFEEVGLFAGAALLNNGEPVSNMGVDFRDYNNDGLPDIFVTDLSNETYPLFRNMGKGMFEDATYSSGLSVLSAPRSGWGLGVFDFNNDGLKDLFTANSHVDNNVELFEATTYKQPNSIFANLGNGAFADLSREAGKDFQVAQAHRGAAFADLNRDGRIDVVTSSLEGPAEVWENISPGDNHWLVLDLVGHKSNRDGIGARVRIGSQHNSMTSAVGYASSSHFGVHFGLGEAAVVDEIEIRWPSGIVQRLTGIKANQFLKVDEPSG from the coding sequence ATGGCCGAAAAGTTGACCAGACGCGATGTGCTGAGAGCCGGCGCGGGGATCTGCCTTCCCCTGCTCGCCAGCCGCATCGAATTTGCGGCCCCGGCCGCTCCGAAAACAGGTCCCATCCAGTTCCGCAACGTCGCCGCCGCCAGCGGAGTGAATTTCACGGTCCAGAACCATCCTACGCCGGAGAAACACCTGATCGAAACGATGCCAGGAGGCGTCGCGCTTTTTGACTATAACGGCGACGGCTTGCCGGACATCTTTTTCACCAACGGCGCATCGCTGCCCTCCATGAAGAAGGATGACCCCAAATACTTCAATCGCCTGTACCGTAACGACGGGGGGATGAAGTTCACCGACGTCACCCAGCAGGCGGGGCTTGAAGGCGCAGGCTATTCGATGGGCGCGGCGGCTGCCGATTACGACAATGACGGCCACACGGACCTTTTTGTCGCAGGAGTTTTCCATAACATCCTTTACCGGAACCGCGGCGACGGCACGTTTGAGGACGCCACCGAACGCGCCGGCATCAAGAGCGACAAATGGGCCGTGGGAGGCGGATGGTTTGATTACGACAATGATGGCTGGCTCGATCTGTTTGTGGTCAATTATTCAAAGTTCTCGCTCGAAAACAGCCGCTTTTGCGGGGACCGCGCCCGCAACCTGAGAACATACTGCCATCCAAAATATTTTGAAGGACTCACCTGCACACTTTACCGGAACCGCCATGACGGCACCTTCGAGGACACCACGGTCCAGGCCGGCTTCGGGAAGCACGTCGGGCGCGGAATGGCTGTCGCCTTTGCAGATTATGACAATGACGGCCACATCGACCTCTACGTTACCAACGACAATATGCCCAACTTCCTTTATCACAATCGCGGCAATGGCACCTTCGAGGAAGTGGGACTTTTTGCCGGCGCCGCGCTGCTCAACAACGGCGAGCCTGTTTCCAACATGGGGGTCGATTTCCGCGATTACAACAACGACGGCCTGCCCGATATTTTTGTCACCGATCTTTCCAACGAAACCTATCCGCTGTTTCGCAACATGGGCAAGGGCATGTTCGAAGACGCAACCTACAGCAGCGGGCTCAGCGTGTTGTCGGCCCCGCGCAGCGGCTGGGGCCTTGGCGTTTTCGACTTTAATAACGATGGCCTGAAGGACCTCTTCACGGCCAATTCCCACGTGGACAACAACGTCGAACTCTTTGAGGCAACCACTTACAAGCAGCCGAACAGCATTTTTGCCAACCTCGGGAACGGCGCGTTTGCCGATCTTTCGCGCGAGGCCGGAAAAGATTTTCAGGTGGCGCAGGCGCATCGCGGCGCGGCCTTCGCAGACCTGAACAGGGACGGCAGGATCGATGTGGTGACGTCCTCTCTCGAAGGACCCGCGGAGGTGTGGGAAAACATCAGCCCCGGCGACAATCACTGGCTGGTGCTGGACCTGGTGGGCCACAAGAGCAACCGCGACGGCATTGGAGCGCGCGTCCGCATCGGGAGCCAGCACAATAGCATGACCAGCGCCGTCGGCTACGCATCATCCAGCCACTTCGGCGTGCATTTCGGGCTGGGGGAAGCCGCGGTGGTGGATGAGATTGAAATTCGGTGGCCAAGCGGAATCGTTCAACGCCTCACGGGTATCAAGGCCAACCAGTTCCTGAAAGTGGACGAACCGTCTGGGTAG
- a CDS encoding ABC transporter ATP-binding protein: MSETKTNGAGQAPVYELRDVTYRYRDVTALDRLDLTVNAGRRVVLLGANGSGKSTLLRILDGLCFPDEGTVRFCGKPLTEESIQKDGFGMDFRRRVGLVFQNPDVQLFCPTVFDEVAFGPLQLRWPADHVRRKIAEGLEMMEITHLKDRSPHHLSMGEKKRVALASVLILDPEILLLDEPTAALDPRSASQMIDFLVKVKGGGKTVVTTTHDLDIIEDIADECFVFHEGRIAAEGPPSRILCDAPLLKSTGLLHSHLHVHKSGEVHAHSHLHRHEH, translated from the coding sequence ATGAGTGAAACAAAAACCAACGGCGCCGGGCAGGCCCCTGTTTATGAGCTCAGGGACGTCACCTATCGCTACCGCGATGTAACAGCGCTGGACCGCCTGGACCTGACGGTGAACGCGGGCCGCCGGGTGGTGCTGCTGGGAGCGAACGGCTCCGGCAAATCAACGCTGTTGCGCATCCTGGACGGACTCTGCTTCCCGGACGAAGGCACGGTGCGCTTCTGCGGCAAGCCGCTTACGGAAGAGAGCATCCAAAAGGACGGTTTCGGGATGGATTTCCGGCGCCGCGTCGGCCTGGTTTTCCAGAACCCGGACGTCCAGCTTTTTTGCCCGACCGTTTTTGACGAAGTAGCTTTTGGACCGCTCCAACTGCGGTGGCCGGCCGATCATGTGCGCAGAAAAATCGCGGAAGGTCTTGAGATGATGGAGATCACCCACCTGAAAGATCGCTCGCCGCACCACCTCTCCATGGGCGAGAAAAAGCGCGTTGCGCTGGCTTCGGTCCTTATTCTGGACCCCGAAATCCTGCTGCTCGATGAGCCTACGGCGGCGCTTGATCCCAGGAGCGCCAGCCAGATGATCGATTTCCTGGTGAAGGTAAAAGGCGGCGGCAAGACGGTGGTCACCACCACTCACGATCTCGACATCATCGAAGACATCGCCGATGAGTGCTTCGTTTTTCACGAAGGACGCATCGCGGCAGAGGGCCCTCCGTCGCGAATCCTGTGCGACGCGCCCCTGCTGAAAAGCACCGGGCTGCTTCATTCACATCTGCACGTGCACAAGTCGGGCGAGGTCCATGCCCATTCGCATCTGCATCGGCACGAACACTGA
- the cbiQ gene encoding cobalt ECF transporter T component CbiQ — MPANAGKRGFLERSTSSFVDAMEHAFYAENTAREDGLLQRLDPRAKLLGILALIVPAAAAQNFGVIVGLFAIAVVLAALSRVPFGVLLKRVWVPVLLFTGVIALPAPFVTPGRAIYHLPALGWSVTAQGLASAGYLVLRAETAASFCVLLVLTTPWNHVLKALRVLHVPAVLVAILGMTYRYLFLVLQSAHDMFESRRSRMIGQLTGGERRRVAASSAGVLMSKTFDLSSEVYLAMQSRGYRADVATLDEFQVLAFDWAMLGAFAVVSITAFWLGR, encoded by the coding sequence ATGCCCGCAAACGCCGGAAAACGGGGTTTCCTGGAGCGTAGCACGTCCAGTTTTGTTGACGCCATGGAACACGCCTTTTACGCCGAAAACACGGCGCGGGAGGACGGTCTGCTCCAGCGCCTTGATCCGCGCGCCAAGCTGCTGGGCATTCTCGCCCTGATTGTGCCCGCCGCGGCAGCTCAAAACTTTGGCGTGATTGTGGGACTTTTTGCAATCGCGGTCGTGCTCGCGGCGCTTTCGCGCGTGCCGTTCGGAGTGCTGCTGAAAAGAGTGTGGGTCCCGGTGCTGCTGTTCACGGGCGTGATCGCTTTGCCGGCTCCGTTTGTCACACCAGGGCGCGCGATCTATCATCTCCCCGCACTCGGATGGAGCGTCACCGCGCAGGGCCTCGCCAGCGCCGGCTATCTGGTGCTGCGGGCGGAAACTGCGGCCAGCTTTTGCGTGCTGCTCGTGCTCACCACGCCCTGGAACCACGTTCTCAAAGCGCTTCGAGTGCTCCATGTGCCGGCGGTGCTGGTCGCCATACTGGGCATGACGTACCGTTACCTTTTCCTCGTGCTCCAAAGCGCGCACGACATGTTTGAATCCCGGCGCAGCCGCATGATCGGCCAACTGACGGGCGGCGAACGGCGGCGCGTAGCCGCTTCGAGCGCCGGCGTGCTGATGTCGAAAACCTTCGACTTGAGCAGCGAGGTTTACCTGGCCATGCAGTCGCGCGGCTATCGAGCCGATGTCGCCACCTTGGATGAGTTCCAGGTCCTCGCTTTCGATTGGGCAATGCTGGGAGCATTTGCCGTGGTTTCAATCACCGCTTTCTGGCTGGGACGATGA
- a CDS encoding nitrilase family protein, with amino-acid sequence MRNIRAAAVQFEHAAGDKRANLAKVRAFVERAARERVDLILFPECCITGYWFLRHLSRQQLVALAEPVFDGPSSQELMALSARHGMAVGAGLVEAAEDGALYNTYVVAMPDGSARRHRKLHAFVSEHISSGSEYTVFDSPQGYRAGILTCYDNNLVENVRITALAGAEVLLAPHQTGGCRTHNPHLMGLIDRRLWDERSQNPEAIENEFRGPKGRGWLMRWLPARAHDNGVFLIFSNGVGVDDDEIRTGNAMIIDPNGRILAETSKPGDDMVMADLDGTLVSPSVGQAYLKARRPDLYRPLTEKTGREQDTRSLKFKE; translated from the coding sequence ATGCGAAACATCCGTGCCGCAGCAGTACAGTTTGAACACGCCGCCGGTGACAAGCGGGCGAACCTGGCGAAGGTCCGCGCGTTTGTTGAGCGGGCGGCGCGCGAGCGGGTCGATCTTATCCTGTTCCCCGAGTGTTGCATCACGGGCTACTGGTTTCTGCGTCATCTTTCGCGCCAGCAGCTTGTCGCGCTCGCCGAGCCGGTTTTCGACGGACCATCATCGCAGGAACTGATGGCCCTGTCAGCGCGGCACGGAATGGCCGTGGGCGCGGGACTCGTGGAAGCGGCGGAGGATGGCGCTCTTTACAACACCTACGTCGTGGCCATGCCTGACGGCTCGGCGCGCCGCCATCGCAAGCTCCACGCATTTGTCAGCGAGCACATTTCGAGCGGATCGGAATACACCGTATTCGACAGTCCGCAGGGATATCGCGCCGGCATTCTGACCTGCTATGACAACAATCTGGTTGAGAACGTCAGGATCACGGCGCTCGCTGGGGCCGAGGTCCTTCTGGCGCCGCACCAGACCGGCGGTTGCCGCACGCACAATCCTCATCTGATGGGACTCATCGACCGGCGGCTGTGGGACGAGCGGTCGCAGAATCCGGAGGCGATTGAGAACGAATTCCGCGGCCCTAAAGGCCGGGGCTGGCTGATGCGATGGCTTCCAGCCCGCGCCCACGACAATGGCGTCTTCCTGATTTTCAGCAATGGCGTGGGCGTTGACGACGACGAAATCCGCACCGGCAATGCCATGATCATCGATCCCAACGGCAGAATTCTGGCGGAGACTTCGAAGCCGGGTGACGACATGGTGATGGCCGATCTGGATGGCACGCTGGTATCCCCGAGTGTGGGCCAGGCTTATCTGAAGGCCCGCCGGCCCGACCTTTACCGCCCGTTGACCGAAAAGACCGGGCGCGAGCAAGACACGCGAAGCCTGAAGTTCAAGGAGTAG